ATCACTTTGGAGATATCGAACGGCACGTCAATGTAATGGTCGGAAAAATCCCTGTTCTGCTCCGGATCCAGAACCTCAAGCAACGCGGCCGACGGGTCACCCCGCCAGTCCATGCCCATTTTGTCTATCTCGTCGAGCAGAAACACCGGGTTATTGGTTTTGACTTTCGCGATATTCTGCATGATGCGGCCCGGCAGCGAGCCGATATAGGTGCGCCGGTGCCCGCGGATTTCGCTTTCGTCCCGCACCCCGCCGAGCGATACCCGCACGAATTTCCGCCCGATCGCGCGCGCGATGGATTTGGCGAGCGATGTTTTGCCCACGCCCGGAGGCCCCACAAAACACAGCACCGGCCCGCGCAGTTCGCCGGTGAGTTTCGTCACCGCGATATACTCGAGCACCCGTTCCTTCGGCTTTTGCAGGCCGTAATGGTCGTCGTCAAGAATCTTTTTCGCTTTCTTTATTTCGAGAATGTCTTCCGTGCTTTTGTCCCACGGCAGGTTGATCAGCCAGTCAAGGTAGCTTTTCGACACCGTGGCTTCCGGCGAAAACGGCGCCATCTTGTCCAGCCGGTCCAGCTCCTTTGTGGCGGCTTCGGCGGCTTCCGCGCTCAGCTTGTTGGCTTTGATCGCCTCGCGCATTTCGTCGAGTTCCTTATGAAAATCATCTTTCTGGTTCAGTTCTTTCTGGATCGCCTTGAGCTGCTCGTTAAGGTAATACTCTTTCTGCGACTGCTCGATTTTGCCGCGCACTTCGGAATGGATCTTCTCCTCGATCGAAAGGATTTCCACTTCGCTGGCCAGTATCTCGACCAGTTTCTCAAGCCTCAGCTTCGGGTCCGGCTGTTCCAGCAGTTCCTGCCGGTCCGCGCTTTTGATGACTATATTGGAAGCGATAGTGTCGGCCAGTTTGGAAGGGTCCGCCGTCTGGCGGAAAAACGAAACCGCCTCCACCCCGATCCGCCGCGACACTTTGGCGTACTGCTCAAACGAGTCCAGCGCCTGGCGCATAAGCGCCTCGGTCTGGGGAGTTACAGAATATTTCGCTTCCGGGTACTCCACTTGCGCGTACCAGGACTTGGCGGCGTCGTCAAAATAGATATCGAGCGCCTTGGCCCGCGTTACGCCCTGCAGAAACACCTTGATGGACCCGTCGGGCATTTTAAGCGACTGCGCTATCGTGCTCACCACGCCGTAATGATACAGATCCTCCGGCTGAGGCTCGTCGTTCAGCGGGTCCTTCTGGGTAACCGCCAGAATGTGCTTGTCCTTTTTAAGGCCCGCCTCGATCGCGTTCACCGATTTCTCACGGTCAACAGAAAGCGGCAGCGCCATTCCGGGAAACATAACCACGTCACGAATAGTCACCACCGGCAGGT
This DNA window, taken from Elusimicrobiaceae bacterium, encodes the following:
- a CDS encoding LON peptidase substrate-binding domain-containing protein, which translates into the protein MKINITPKTQDGREPVPAPELPENLPVVTIRDVVMFPGMALPLSVDREKSVNAIEAGLKKDKHILAVTQKDPLNDEPQPEDLYHYGVVSTIAQSLKMPDGSIKVFLQGVTRAKALDIYFDDAAKSWYAQVEYPEAKYSVTPQTEALMRQALDSFEQYAKVSRRIGVEAVSFFRQTADPSKLADTIASNIVIKSADRQELLEQPDPKLRLEKLVEILASEVEILSIEEKIHSEVRGKIEQSQKEYYLNEQLKAIQKELNQKDDFHKELDEMREAIKANKLSAEAAEAATKELDRLDKMAPFSPEATVSKSYLDWLINLPWDKSTEDILEIKKAKKILDDDHYGLQKPKERVLEYIAVTKLTGELRGPVLCFVGPPGVGKTSLAKSIARAIGRKFVRVSLGGVRDESEIRGHRRTYIGSLPGRIMQNIAKVKTNNPVFLLDEIDKMGMDWRGDPSAALLEVLDPEQNRDFSDHYIDVPFDISKV